The sequence TGGCATGCTCTATATCTTCATAACTACCAATCGGTTCATCTGATCCGTAAGTGGTGATATATCCTGCAACCGCACTTGCCATACACAGTCTTGGGTTACCTTCCACCATGTTGCTACGGAAACCACCTTTCCAGAGCTTGTTAAAGGTATAGGTTTCTTCAGTGGTTGCCTGCCCAGAGCCATAGTAGGCAACAGAATCTTTACCATATTTTTCGTGGAAGTATTTAAATTTGTTTGCCACGAGGTTCAAAGCTTCATCCCAGCTGACCCTTTTGAACTTGCCATCTGCTTGCTTGATCATTGGGTATTTTAATCTGTCTGGATGCTCGATTACTTTATAAACAAGAGCACCTTTTACACACAAGAATCCGAAGTTAGTTTTGGCTTCGGGGTTGCCTTTTATGGCTACAGCTTTTCCACCTTTTATGCCAAGGTAGATACCACAACCGGTCCCACAAAATCTACATACCCCTTTAACCCATTTGTCTACCTCTGCGTCTTTTGCGTTGACAGTTTTTGGCAAACTGATTCCTGCAGCTGCTGCTGTAGCTGCCGCCGCACTAAGCTTTATAAATTCTCTTCTTGTTAACATCTATGACCTCCAAAATTAATTATTTGTTTAACTTATGGGCATTAAAGGTATGAGCCGGATGACATGTAATGCAGGGGATATTCTTTTTGGTGAGGCTTTCAAATTGTGTTGAGTGACATTTTACACAGACAGCATTTTCTGGTACTTTTTTGAAAGTTGTCTCTTCACCGTGACAGACCTCACATTTGACTAAACCCAGTCCATGACCACTTTTCTCCCATTGCTGGTATTGAACAGTGCCGACATGACACGATTCACAATTTTGATTCCCCATAGGGATGGGATGTTTGCCTGCTGGCTTGGCTTTAGTTTTACTAAAAACTGGAGTTGTAGCAAGTATTGCCATAATAGACAATAAAATTACAAACTTAAAAAACTTCATAAACACCTCCATACTTTTCTTGTGTTATTATTATATGAAATATTGTAAGTATGGGTTAAATGTTGCAAATTTTATGTAAATTTTGTAAAGAATATGTTTGTAAAATATGTTGCTCGTAAACTAACAAAAATGTAGACAATGTTATATTTTTGTGCTAATAAAAAATTGTATACAGTATACCGAGGCAGTGGAAAAATTTTGATGGAGTAGCAGTTATGGCAAAAGTATACTTTGGGTTTTGGAAAGGGAATTTGATAGATAACAGAGCTAAGTTGCCAGAAGAGTGGACTGAATCGCCTTTTAAGATCGATGATAAATTTAATGGGAAACCACTTAAGGCATTTGTAAATTGGGATGGATTTTTGGTGTTTGATAAAGAAGCGGATATATTGAAAACCCTTGCTGACTATATGTATGAGATAAGCAGTTATGGCTGCTGTGGAAGGTGTTTCCCAGGAAGAACGGGTACGAGGATCATCGCAGAAGAGCTTATGAAGCTTAGGGAGGACAGGTCAAACTCTGCACCCTTAGAGCTCATCAAAGATATGTGTTTATCTATAAACAAGGCTGCGAAGTGTACTGTTGCGCCCACTGCGGTTATCCCAGTTATCGGTTTTATAGATCATTTTGCTGATGAGATAGGTAGAAATGTTAACAAAACATATAAATATGTAAGACATCTGACTGCTCCATGCACTGCAGGTTGTCCTGCCAATGTGAAGATACCAGAGTTTATTGAGGCTATAAAGGATTATAGATTTGATGAGGCTCTTGCCATTATTAGGGAAACAATGCCTTTGCCGGGTGTTTGTGGTAGGGTTTGTCCCCACCCCTGTGAGAAAAACTGTCGAAGGGGCCTAATAGATGATCCGGTAAATATAATGGTTTTAAAAAGAACACCATGGGATTATGAGTACTACCATCATAAAGAACCGAAGATCCCTGTGTATAGAGAAAAAACAGATAAAAGGATCTGTATCGTTGGAGCTGGGCCAGCTGGTCTTACGGCTGCCTATTACCTTGCTCAGCTTGGTCATAGTATAAAGATCTTTGATATGTTGCCCGAGCCGGGGGGGATGGTGGCAGTGGGTATCCCTGATTACAGACAGCCAAGAGAGCTTTTAAGAAGAGAAGTGGAGATAATTCAGTCGTTGGGTGTGGAGATACAGTATAACACAAAATTAGGCAGGGATATCTTCCTGGATGACCTAAAAAAAGAGTACGATGCAATTCTGATTGCTATTGGTGCTTTTAAAAGTAGAGAGATGGGGGTTGAGGGGGAAGATGCTGGATATGACGGCGTAATGAGCAGTGGTATAGACTTTTTGCAGGATTTTTCCTTAAAGAAACCAGTGAAAATTGGTAAAAGGGTAGTGGTTGTAGGTGGTGGTAATACAGCAATAGACTGCGTAAGGACTGCGCTTAGATTAGGTTGTACTGATGTTAATCTTGTGTATAGAAGATCGAGGGCTGAGATGCCTGCTGAGGATTATGAGGTGGCGGATGCTGAGGCGGAAGGTGTTAAATTCCACTTTTTAATAAACCCAATTAAAATAATAGCTGAAAACGGGAAGGTTGTTGGGATGGAATGCTTGAGGATGCAGCTGGGTGAGCCAGATGAATCTGGTAGAAGAAAGCCTGAGCCTGTTCCAGGTTCTAATTTTGTGATCGAATGCGATACGATAATACCAGCTATCGGCCAGTATCCTGATCTGAGCTTTTTAAAGGAGAGCGACGGGATCAAGGTTACCAAGTGGAATACTATTAGTGTAAAAGAAGATCTGTATATGACAGATGTGCCGGGGATCTTTTCGGCAGGTGATTGTGAGTGGGGGCCAAATACTGTTGTAAAGGCTATAGGTGCAGGTAGATGGGCTGCGATAATGATGGATAGGTACCTTATGGAAGGGGATGTATATCTGACTGATGAAGAGAAACTGCAGTTGACCCTTTATAAAAACAAGGTATTTGATAAAACTGAAAAGGTTTGTGAAACCCCTACCATACATAGGGTTCATCAGGA is a genomic window of Calditerrivibrio sp. containing:
- a CDS encoding cytochrome C, encoding MKFFKFVILLSIMAILATTPVFSKTKAKPAGKHPIPMGNQNCESCHVGTVQYQQWEKSGHGLGLVKCEVCHGEETTFKKVPENAVCVKCHSTQFESLTKKNIPCITCHPAHTFNAHKLNK
- a CDS encoding FAD-dependent oxidoreductase, whose product is MAKVYFGFWKGNLIDNRAKLPEEWTESPFKIDDKFNGKPLKAFVNWDGFLVFDKEADILKTLADYMYEISSYGCCGRCFPGRTGTRIIAEELMKLREDRSNSAPLELIKDMCLSINKAAKCTVAPTAVIPVIGFIDHFADEIGRNVNKTYKYVRHLTAPCTAGCPANVKIPEFIEAIKDYRFDEALAIIRETMPLPGVCGRVCPHPCEKNCRRGLIDDPVNIMVLKRTPWDYEYYHHKEPKIPVYREKTDKRICIVGAGPAGLTAAYYLAQLGHSIKIFDMLPEPGGMVAVGIPDYRQPRELLRREVEIIQSLGVEIQYNTKLGRDIFLDDLKKEYDAILIAIGAFKSREMGVEGEDAGYDGVMSSGIDFLQDFSLKKPVKIGKRVVVVGGGNTAIDCVRTALRLGCTDVNLVYRRSRAEMPAEDYEVADAEAEGVKFHFLINPIKIIAENGKVVGMECLRMQLGEPDESGRRKPEPVPGSNFVIECDTIIPAIGQYPDLSFLKESDGIKVTKWNTISVKEDLYMTDVPGIFSAGDCEWGPNTVVKAIGAGRWAAIMMDRYLMEGDVYLTDEEKLQLTLYKNKVFDKTEKVCETPTIHRVHQEKLDVQYRLKNFEEIEKPYTEKQAYLESTRCLRCMRMAMVSLGE